In the Cryptococcus neoformans var. neoformans JEC21 chromosome 1, complete sequence genome, one interval contains:
- a CDS encoding transporter, putative, with protein MRGRALSAIAALSRFYLARRFRTECLCLTAMSSERAPVVLYDIERSAATSSPDIPHILHAKRLGTRRLPRLPWPRPLANALTCLAIAASALQANGVYCWATYGPVVASMRRLDGTQAQTIVVGGIVGVYLMAAPLGSLTDRYGPRIGSLVSACLSAAGYLSFAAILATSTAETPLLYVWLTAAYFLVGAATVGSYFACLTCASLSFPTHPTLSLSLPLSLIGLSSLALSSFSSLRIFISPSTGDLDPVKFLFFLGLLSPGVNLFGALFMRIIQPTTPPLLEQDVHFPGQDEDTEPGSPISQFLHLSEHTPLLIGGPEAARPALEQSYASIRDGDEAEDSSKPSHLSNVNNTGPEAGQWGVWDLIADWQGFWIFGILVALVIGPGEMTIASIGSILTSLLPTPSSLPTPFSLFTPDNISYASITNDTDIDTDTNPLAQRNTQVFLISLSSTLARLFTGFLADYLSPPPTAVPNPAYRPDQDDPLASTPSPHDDDDHHAIAAGDGDDRERAHPEPPHLWKQIHKVRMSRAAMTGTCALLLGGVYVFAAAGLQGGKGEKRLWVLSVGVGGMYGALFTLTPAIVSLHFGPTNFGLAWGMISYFAALGSVVYSYLYALLSIPSDSQTECHGTHCFRVTFIVCAVSCFVGSLGLWLLGRRWKV; from the exons ATGCGGGGTAGGGCGCTGTCGGCGATCGCCGCCCTCTCCCGCTTTTATTTGGCACGGCGATTCCGGACGGAGTGTTTGTGTTTGACGGCCATGTCGAGCGAGCGCGCCCCCGTGGTGCTGTACGACATCGAGCGCAGCGCTgccacctcctcccccgACATCCCCCACATCCTCCACGCAAAACGTCTCGGCACTCGCCGCCTCCCCCGTCTCCCCTGGCCCCGCCCCCTCGCCAACGCCCTCACGTGCctcgccatcgccgccaGCGCCCTCCAGGCCAACGGCGTCTACTGCTGGGCCACCTATGGGCCCGTCGTCGCCAGCATGCGCCGCCTCGACGGCACACAGGCACAGACCATCGTCGTCGG TGGAATCGTAGGAGTATACCTCATGGCTGCGCCCCTGGGATCTCTCACGGACAGGTATGGCCCCAGGAT AGGCTCCCTCGTATCCGCCTGCCTGAGCGCAGCGGGCTACCTGTCATTCGCCGCCATACTCGCGACATCCACCGCTGAGACACCGCTTCTGTATGTATGGCTCACAGCCGCATATTTCCTGGTCGGCGCAGCCACCGTCGGCTCCTACTTTGCCTGTCTCACGTGCG cgtccctctccttccctaCCCACCCCACGCTGTCCCTCTCGCTCCCTCTCTCACTCATCggtctctcttctctcgccctctcctccttttcttctctccgtATCTTCATTTCCCCCTCCACCGGCGACCTCGACCCTGTCAAgttcttgttcttcctcggGCTTTTATCTCCCGGTGTCAACCTCTTTGGTGCCCTATTTATGCGTATCATCCAGCCTACAACTCCTCCACTGCTCGAGCAAGACGTTCACTTTCCaggacaagatgaagacacTGAGCCTGGCTCGCCCATCAGCCAGTTCCTCCACTTATCCGAACATACGCCCCTCCTTATCGGTGGCCCTGAAGCCGCTCGTCCAGCCCTCGAGCAATCCTACGCTTCTATCCGTGACGGTGACGAGGCGGAAGATTCCTCCAAACCTAGCCACCTATCCAACGTCAACAACACCGGACCGGAAGCAGGGCAATGGGGCGTTTGGGACTTGATAGCCGATTGGCAAGGATTTTGGATCTTTGGTATCCTCGTCGCACTCGTCATCGGTCCTGGCGAAATGACAATCGCTTCCATCGGTTCGATCCtcacttccctcctccctacaccctcatctctccccacccccttttccctcttcactCCTGACAACATCTCGTACGCCTCGATAACGAACGATACCGATATCGATACCGACACCAACCCGCTGGCGCAGAGGAACACACAAGTattcctcatctccctctcctccacacTCGCCCGCCTGTTTACAGGTTTCTTGGCAGACTATCTCTCTCCGCCGCCCACCGCGGTTCCCAACCCGGCTTACCGTCCCGATCAAGACGATCCTCTTGCCTCTACACCCTCACcacatgatgatgatgatcatcatGCGATTGCGGCAGGGGATGGGGACGATAGGGAAAGAGCACACCCTGAACCGCCACATCTATGGAAACAGATCCATAAAGTGAGAATGAGCAGAGCGGCCATGACAGGTACCTGtgccctcctcctcggtgGAGTGTACGTCTTTGCCGCAGCCGGTTTACAAGGGGGAAAAGGGGAGAAGCGCTTGTGGGTGCTTAGTGTAGGTGTGGGAGGGATGTATGGCGCGCTGTTCACACTTACC CCTGCGATCGTATCGCTTCATTTCGGGCCGACAAACTTTGGTTTAGCATGGGGAATGATTTCGTATTTCGCGGCACTCGGGTCTGTCGTCTATTCC TACCTCTACGccctcctttccatcccttcagATTCTCAGACAGAATGCCATGGTACACATTGTTTTAGAGTAACCTTTATCGTCTGCGCCGTATCGTGCTTCGTGGGTAGTCTAGGCCTTTGGTTGTTAGGTAGACGATGGAAAGTATAG
- a CDS encoding expressed protein has translation MADQESLPALPPAPLAPPRYVPAYSDDQVMYQERYVALQQLIHELEDENDLIAYRALKEERRLDESGTTFRGFAPEEGDVNGWFNNSSGRASRSGPLGDEPAIESVVNDSISGRSKLSDDNRAEIQRKERERIEAERRELERLQAIERKRRLAEEEEEREYLGTSGRRSPISVTASIPMSVPVHPTGDAPDMQEAEAFDEDLEMDRRRWLEFERELENRGEDSRHKPSEPLDVRNEQIGALPLDAARRHPSPGAPEAPEGEARRSWAKEREGYPERHEKRRREEDSGAVGTGMKRRRGSVMDNHAEQPFSRRAQQSPLTRAPLPTLDSSRQDQELASPFSTRPAVHLSPITLRHPASPTASLREGRRSLGVIHGDRLSPGREDEEE, from the exons ATGGCCGACCAAGAATCACTTCCTGCTCTACCTCCAGCACCACTCGCCCCTCCCCGATATGTCCCAGCATATTCGGACGATCAGGTAATGTATCAGG AGCGATATGTTGCCCTCCAGCAACTCATCCATGAACTCGAAGAC GAGAACGACCTAATAGCATACCGCGCTCTGAAAGAAGAACGTCGACTAGATGAAAGTGGTACAACTTTCCGAGGATTCGcaccggaagaaggggacgTTAACGGGTGGTTTAACAACTCGAGCGGGCGTGCAAGTCGGTCTGGTCCTTTAGGGGATGAGCCCGCTATCGAAAGTGTAGTCAATGACAGCATCAGTGGAAGGAGCAAGTTGAGCGATGATAATCGAGCGGAGATacaaagaaaggaaagggagaggattGAGGCAGAGCGACGAGAGTTGGAGAGGTTGCAAGCGattgagaggaagagaaggttagcagaggaagaggaagagagggagtATCTCGGGACTAGCGGCAGACGATCCCCTATTTCTGTAACCGCTTCTATTCCCATGTCTGTCCCTGTCCATCCAACTGGAGACGCACCCGACATGCAAGAGGCCGAAGCTTTTGACGAGGACCTTGAAATGGATAGACGCCGGTGGCTCGAGTTTGAACGAGAACTCGAAAATCGAGGTGAAGATTCAAGACACAAACCCTCTGAACCGCTTGATGTACGGAATGAACAAATTGGGGCGTTGCCACTAGACGCTGCGAGACGCCATCCAAGTCCTGGCGCGCCAGAAGCGCCAGAAGGGGAAGCTAGAAGGAGTTGggcaaaggagagggaaggatACCCTGAGCGGCATGAGAAAAGACGCAGGGAAGAAGACTCGGGAGCAGTTGGGACCggaatgaagaggaggagggggagcgTTATGGATAACCATGCCGAACAACCTTT TTCTCGCCGCGCACAGCAGTCCCCGCTTACACGTGCACCACTTCCCACACTCGACTCTTCACGCCAAGATCAAGAGCTTGCGTCTCCGTTCAGTACGAGACCAGCTGTTCATTTGTCACCTATCACTTTGAGACATCCAGCGTCGCCCACAGCTTCCCtgcgagaaggaagaaggtccTTGGGTGTCATTCATGGGGATAGGTTGTCTCCTGGGCgagaggacgaagaggaatga